In the genome of Polaribacter sp. MED152, one region contains:
- a CDS encoding thioredoxin family protein, with protein sequence MALTESNEFKLGSKAPDFTLINTIDDKEYSLNQLKGEKGTVIMFICNHCPFVIHVNTELVKMANEFQEKGIKFIAISSNEIENYPQDAPKYMKEVAENLNYPFPYLFDETQQVAKAYDAACTPDFYVFDAGLNAVYHGQLDDSRPGNSAPLNGKDIRKALHNLLEHKDNLANQKPSMGCGIKWK encoded by the coding sequence ATGGCTTTAACAGAATCGAATGAATTTAAATTAGGCTCAAAGGCTCCAGATTTCACGTTAATTAATACTATTGATGATAAAGAGTACTCTCTGAATCAGCTTAAGGGAGAAAAAGGAACTGTGATTATGTTTATTTGCAATCATTGCCCTTTTGTTATTCATGTAAATACTGAGTTGGTTAAAATGGCCAACGAATTCCAAGAAAAAGGAATTAAATTTATTGCTATAAGTTCCAATGAAATAGAGAATTATCCTCAAGATGCACCTAAATACATGAAAGAGGTTGCTGAAAACTTAAACTATCCTTTTCCTTATTTGTTTGATGAAACTCAGCAAGTAGCCAAAGCTTATGATGCAGCATGTACACCAGATTTTTATGTATTTGATGCAGGATTAAATGCTGTTTATCATGGTCAGTTAGATGATTCAAGACCAGGAAATTCAGCACCTTTAAATGGTAAGGATATTAGAAAAGCATTACACAATCTTTTAGAGCATAAAGACAATTTGGCAAATCAGAAGCCAAGTATGGGTTGTGGAATTAAATGGAAGTAA
- a CDS encoding NAD(P)/FAD-dependent oxidoreductase, which translates to MSKVIIIGGGAAGYFTAINAKENNPELDITILEKGKDVLQKVKISGGGRCNVTHACFTPKELIEFYPRGKKELLGPFHQFMTGDTFEWFENKGVPLKIESDNRVFPEANTSQAIIDCFQNAVDKLGIKVLTNCGVNSVYQQEKQWVVNTKNKDFIADKVVVAAGSSKKVWELCKTLDHKIIEPVPSLFTFNINDKRLVDLLGISVPNATVNIVGTKLEASGPLLITHWGMSGPAVLKLSAFGARILADKNYQYNVEVNWLSRSTGKVLNVLLNLKKKEPRKTVILKSPFTEISKRLWERFVLFSGISKNQNWADLKNTQLEKLATELTKGIYNANGRTTFKDEFVTAGGVDLKEINFKRFESKQHKNLFFVGEVLNIDAVTGGFNFQNAWTGGYICAIALAE; encoded by the coding sequence ATGAGTAAAGTAATAATTATTGGAGGTGGAGCTGCTGGCTATTTTACAGCCATAAATGCCAAAGAAAACAATCCTGAATTAGACATCACCATTTTAGAAAAAGGAAAAGATGTATTGCAGAAAGTAAAAATTTCTGGAGGTGGTAGATGCAATGTAACGCATGCTTGTTTTACGCCTAAAGAATTGATTGAATTTTATCCAAGAGGAAAAAAAGAATTGCTGGGCCCTTTTCATCAATTCATGACAGGAGATACTTTTGAGTGGTTTGAAAACAAAGGTGTGCCTTTAAAAATTGAAAGTGATAATAGAGTTTTTCCAGAAGCAAATACAAGTCAGGCAATCATTGATTGCTTTCAAAACGCTGTTGATAAATTAGGAATTAAAGTGTTAACAAACTGTGGTGTTAATTCAGTTTATCAACAAGAAAAACAGTGGGTTGTCAACACAAAAAATAAAGATTTTATTGCAGACAAGGTAGTTGTAGCAGCTGGTAGTTCTAAAAAAGTATGGGAGCTTTGTAAAACTTTAGATCATAAGATTATAGAACCAGTACCTTCTTTATTTACGTTTAATATCAACGATAAAAGATTGGTAGATTTATTGGGTATTTCTGTACCAAATGCCACTGTAAATATTGTGGGTACAAAACTAGAAGCTTCAGGCCCTTTGCTTATTACACATTGGGGAATGAGTGGACCAGCTGTTTTAAAATTGTCTGCTTTTGGAGCTCGAATTTTAGCGGATAAAAATTACCAATACAATGTAGAAGTAAATTGGTTATCTAGGTCTACAGGAAAAGTTCTTAATGTACTTTTAAATTTAAAAAAGAAAGAACCAAGAAAAACAGTAATTTTAAAATCTCCTTTTACAGAAATTTCAAAAAGACTTTGGGAACGTTTTGTGCTATTTTCTGGTATTTCTAAAAATCAGAATTGGGCAGATTTAAAAAACACACAATTAGAAAAATTAGCAACAGAACTTACAAAAGGTATTTATAATGCAAATGGTAGAACTACTTTTAAAGATGAATTTGTAACTGCTGGTGGTGTAGATTTAAAAGAAATAAATTTTAAACGTTTTGAAAGTAAGCAGCATAAAAATTTATTTTTTGTAGGTGAAGTTTTAAATATTGATGCTGTAACAGGTGGATTTAATTTTCAGAATGCTTGGACAGGTGGTTACATTTGTGCAATTGCTTTAGCTGAATAA
- a CDS encoding GYDIA family GHMP kinase, with protein MNYYSNGKLLLTGEYLVLDGAKSLALPTKYGQNLSVEKIKEPNLIWASFTNTGNCWFEAVFNLPKLRLVNCTFNSDKEGSAEFIAETLLDILAEAKRLNPDFLDVDHGFVIKTELNFPRNWGLGSSSTLINSIASWAKVDAFQLLWNSFKGSGYDIACAQNDTPIYYQIKEQKPIVDSVVFNPEFKDNLYFVYLNQKQDSKEGIAKFRESNLDYSAQINRISEISETFPKVNSLHEFDALLVEHEQIISSIIKLQPVKEKLFPDYFGEIKSLGAWGGDFVLATGNQETPNYFKNKGFETILTYSEMIL; from the coding sequence ATGAACTATTATTCTAATGGAAAATTGTTGCTTACAGGTGAGTATCTAGTGTTAGATGGTGCTAAATCATTGGCATTACCTACAAAATACGGGCAAAACTTAAGTGTAGAAAAAATTAAAGAACCCAATTTAATTTGGGCTAGTTTTACAAATACGGGTAATTGTTGGTTTGAAGCAGTTTTTAATTTACCAAAATTACGTTTAGTAAATTGTACTTTTAATTCAGATAAAGAAGGAAGTGCTGAATTTATAGCAGAAACTTTATTAGATATTTTAGCAGAGGCAAAAAGATTAAACCCAGATTTTCTAGATGTAGATCATGGTTTTGTAATAAAAACCGAACTAAATTTTCCAAGAAATTGGGGTTTAGGCAGTTCATCTACATTAATAAATTCTATTGCATCTTGGGCTAAAGTAGATGCTTTTCAATTATTATGGAACTCTTTTAAAGGTAGCGGTTATGATATTGCATGTGCGCAAAATGATACACCTATATATTATCAAATAAAAGAACAGAAACCTATAGTTGATTCAGTGGTTTTTAATCCTGAATTTAAAGATAATTTATATTTTGTGTATTTAAATCAAAAGCAAGACTCTAAAGAAGGTATTGCAAAATTTAGAGAAAGTAATTTAGATTATAGTGCACAAATTAATCGAATTTCAGAAATTTCAGAGACGTTTCCAAAAGTAAACTCGCTTCATGAATTCGACGCACTTCTTGTAGAACATGAACAAATTATAAGTTCAATCATAAAATTACAACCTGTTAAAGAAAAGCTATTTCCAGATTATTTTGGAGAGATTAAAAGTTTAGGAGCTTGGGGTGGAGATTTTGTATTAGCCACAGGAAATCAAGAAACACCTAACTATTTTAAAAATAAAGGATTTGAAACAATTCTTACCTATTCAGAAATGATTTTATGA
- a CDS encoding DUF1569 domain-containing protein has product MNAQQMIEHLSSVTQIANGNWNVNVFVSDEKSARRKPFLNSENELQMGFRASFLSDGPVPLKFNSLAEAIDDLDYQVQQFVMIFNKEEGRTVVHPFFGELDFDYWKRFQIKHFTHHFKQFDLL; this is encoded by the coding sequence ATGAATGCGCAACAAATGATTGAGCATTTAAGTTCAGTAACCCAAATTGCAAATGGTAACTGGAACGTTAATGTTTTTGTTTCTGATGAAAAAAGTGCAAGAAGAAAACCATTTCTAAATTCAGAAAACGAATTGCAAATGGGTTTTAGAGCCTCTTTCTTATCTGATGGTCCAGTGCCATTAAAGTTTAATTCTTTGGCTGAAGCTATAGATGATTTAGATTATCAAGTACAACAATTTGTAATGATATTCAATAAAGAGGAAGGTAGAACTGTGGTACACCCATTTTTTGGAGAATTGGATTTCGATTATTGGAAAAGGTTTCAAATAAAACATTTTACCCATCATTTTAAACAATTCGATTTACTGTAA
- a CDS encoding S9 family peptidase, whose amino-acid sequence MKKSIILATLLLSIIGCTNTSSETSNNTSTGTKEITLEEIWDGTFSTERMNALNSMNGDFYSLLNRDEEGNTTVDKYSYSTLEKVETIVSSADLKDLDGFSSYKFNADETKLILGTQFKKIYRRSYSGTFYAYDVASKKLSLIGKDIQEPLFSPDNKKVAYAKDNNIYIKDFSRNALIQVTKDGKKNSVINGITDWVYEEEFGFVRAFEWSKNSRYLAFLRFDESDVPTFSMDIVGDGLYPNQQVFKYPKAGEKNADVTLHMYTLANKTTKKISLGDYEYIPRIKWSNNDAILVATTLNRYQNNLKLHKVNALRSSSTVLLNETDKAYIDITDNLTFLTDNSFIWTSERDGFNHIYHYDFNGNLINQITKGDWEVTNYYGFNPTKKTIYYQSVENGSINRGVYSIGLDGKNKQLLSNKDGQNSAAFSTNLNYFINTFSTSEIPPIYSLYSAEGEMLKVVKDNAELKEELADYKMSPKEFSTININGYDLNMWMIKPVDFDENKAYPMLMFQYSGPGSQQVGNRWNGTNDYWHNMLAQKGMIVVCIDGRGTGLKGADFKKVTQKELGKFEVEDQIAAAKKLAERSYIDEDNIGIWGWSFGGFMSTNALLKGSDIFSTAIAVAPVTSWRFYDTVYTERYMQTPQENASGYDENSPINYADKLEGNYLLVHGTGDDNVHVQNSMRMINALIEANKQFDMFIVPDRTHGIYKGANTRLNLYTKMTNFVEEHLIEKSNKTTKVKG is encoded by the coding sequence ATGAAAAAATCTATCATTTTAGCAACCTTACTACTTTCTATAATAGGTTGTACAAATACTAGTTCTGAAACCTCAAACAACACTTCTACTGGCACTAAAGAAATTACTCTCGAAGAAATTTGGGATGGTACTTTTTCTACAGAAAGAATGAACGCACTTAATTCTATGAATGGTGATTTTTATTCTTTGCTAAACAGAGATGAAGAAGGTAATACAACTGTAGACAAATATAGTTATAGTACTTTAGAAAAGGTAGAAACTATTGTAAGTAGTGCAGATTTGAAAGATTTAGATGGTTTTTCATCTTATAAATTTAATGCTGATGAAACTAAATTAATACTAGGTACTCAGTTTAAAAAAATATACAGACGTTCTTATAGTGGTACATTTTATGCCTATGATGTAGCTTCTAAAAAACTTTCTTTAATAGGGAAAGACATTCAAGAGCCATTGTTTTCTCCTGATAACAAAAAGGTAGCTTATGCTAAAGACAATAACATTTACATTAAAGATTTTTCTAGAAATGCCTTAATACAAGTTACAAAAGATGGCAAGAAAAATAGCGTTATAAACGGAATTACAGACTGGGTTTACGAAGAAGAATTTGGCTTTGTAAGAGCTTTTGAATGGAGTAAAAACAGTAGATATTTAGCTTTTTTAAGATTCGACGAATCTGATGTACCTACTTTTTCTATGGATATTGTTGGTGATGGGCTTTATCCAAATCAGCAAGTATTTAAATACCCTAAAGCAGGTGAAAAAAATGCAGATGTTACTTTACATATGTATACTCTAGCAAATAAGACTACAAAGAAAATTAGTCTAGGTGATTATGAATACATCCCAAGAATTAAATGGTCTAATAACGATGCTATTTTAGTGGCAACTACCTTAAATCGTTATCAAAATAATTTAAAATTACACAAGGTAAATGCATTAAGAAGTTCATCTACAGTATTATTAAATGAAACTGATAAAGCGTATATAGACATTACAGACAATCTTACGTTCTTAACAGATAATTCATTTATTTGGACAAGCGAAAGAGATGGTTTTAATCATATTTATCATTATGATTTTAATGGTAATCTTATCAATCAGATTACAAAAGGAGATTGGGAAGTAACCAACTACTATGGCTTTAATCCAACTAAAAAAACAATTTATTACCAATCTGTAGAAAATGGTTCTATAAATAGAGGTGTATACTCTATTGGTTTAGATGGTAAAAACAAACAGTTGCTTAGTAATAAGGATGGTCAAAACTCAGCTGCCTTTAGTACCAACTTAAACTACTTTATAAATACATTTTCTACATCAGAAATTCCACCTATTTACAGTTTGTATTCTGCTGAAGGCGAAATGCTAAAAGTGGTAAAAGACAATGCTGAACTTAAAGAAGAATTGGCAGATTATAAAATGAGTCCTAAAGAGTTTTCTACTATTAACATTAATGGTTATGACTTAAATATGTGGATGATAAAACCTGTTGATTTTGATGAGAATAAAGCATACCCAATGTTAATGTTTCAATACTCAGGCCCTGGTTCTCAGCAAGTAGGTAATAGATGGAATGGAACCAATGACTACTGGCACAATATGCTTGCGCAAAAAGGTATGATTGTAGTTTGTATTGATGGTAGAGGAACAGGTTTAAAAGGTGCAGACTTTAAGAAAGTAACACAAAAAGAATTGGGTAAATTTGAAGTTGAAGACCAAATAGCTGCTGCTAAAAAACTTGCAGAACGCTCTTATATTGATGAAGATAATATTGGTATTTGGGGATGGTCTTTTGGTGGCTTTATGAGTACAAATGCGCTGTTAAAAGGTAGTGATATTTTTTCTACAGCAATCGCAGTTGCACCAGTAACTTCTTGGCGTTTTTACGATACTGTTTATACAGAACGCTATATGCAAACACCTCAAGAAAACGCAAGTGGTTATGACGAAAACTCACCAATCAACTATGCAGATAAATTAGAAGGAAATTATTTATTAGTTCATGGAACAGGAGATGATAATGTACACGTACAAAATTCAATGAGAATGATTAACGCACTTATTGAAGCCAATAAACAATTTGATATGTTTATTGTTCCAGATAGAACTCATGGAATTTATAAAGGCGCAAATACAAGATTGAATTTATACACAAAAATGACCAATTTTGTAGAAGAACATTTAATAGAAAAATCAAACAAAACAACTAAAGTAAAAGGATAA
- a CDS encoding peptide MFS transporter — MLDKGVSTTTAEPEMFGHPKGLFYLFFAELWERFSFYGMRALLTLYMVNEIFKAIAERDTATAIVYASYGSLVYASTVIGGQISDKILGMRSSIFLGGILMALGHFVLAVENDTAFFLALALIVVGNGFFKPNISTFVGALYEEGDVRKDSGFTIFYMGINIGGFVAPLLCGWLALEYGYHYGFGLAGIGMMAGLIFFWSGIKKNVFGDKGMPPSQEIYEKKIIGVPQKTLIPIIAFLFVPVIAYLLASWQQNYVSGIFKFIGFAVLAYLVYIMVKLDSDARKKLIMAVLITFFMTLFWGFHELSGSVITLFASRNVDLAGIMSAAQTNALNSMFIIVLAIPISLLWGYLAKRGLNPRTPYKFGLGLLFAGLCFYILSISGASADENGLVPFVYLLVMYFILSIGELFMSPVGLSKITDLSPKNIVAFMMGVWFLSSAFAFQIVGFIGEQLAIESTDKNVGGLETLTIYTDGFHLIAMYALGAGAIVLLFSPLMKKLLGNVH, encoded by the coding sequence ATGTTAGATAAAGGAGTTAGCACAACTACAGCAGAACCAGAAATGTTTGGACATCCAAAAGGATTGTTCTATTTATTCTTTGCAGAATTATGGGAGCGTTTTAGTTTCTATGGTATGAGAGCGTTATTAACGCTTTATATGGTAAATGAAATTTTTAAAGCCATTGCAGAAAGAGATACAGCCACTGCAATTGTATATGCATCTTATGGTTCTTTAGTATATGCATCAACTGTTATTGGAGGTCAAATTTCTGATAAAATTTTAGGAATGCGTTCATCTATTTTTCTTGGAGGAATACTTATGGCTCTTGGTCATTTTGTATTGGCAGTAGAAAATGATACTGCTTTCTTTTTAGCATTAGCTTTAATTGTAGTAGGTAATGGTTTTTTTAAACCAAACATATCCACTTTTGTAGGTGCTCTTTATGAAGAGGGAGATGTTAGAAAAGACTCTGGATTTACCATTTTCTATATGGGTATTAATATTGGTGGTTTTGTTGCTCCATTACTGTGTGGTTGGTTAGCTTTAGAATATGGCTATCACTATGGTTTTGGTTTAGCTGGAATTGGAATGATGGCTGGTTTAATCTTCTTTTGGAGTGGAATAAAAAAGAATGTTTTTGGCGATAAAGGAATGCCACCAAGCCAAGAAATTTATGAGAAGAAAATAATCGGAGTTCCTCAAAAAACCTTAATTCCAATTATTGCATTTTTATTTGTACCAGTAATAGCTTATTTACTTGCTTCTTGGCAACAAAATTATGTTAGTGGAATCTTTAAATTTATTGGTTTTGCAGTTTTAGCTTATTTAGTTTATATCATGGTTAAACTAGATTCAGACGCTCGTAAAAAACTTATCATGGCAGTTTTAATTACATTTTTTATGACTTTATTTTGGGGTTTCCATGAGTTGTCTGGTAGTGTAATTACCCTATTTGCCTCTAGAAATGTAGATTTAGCAGGTATTATGAGTGCAGCTCAAACAAATGCATTAAACTCAATGTTCATTATTGTTTTAGCAATTCCAATCTCTTTACTTTGGGGATATTTAGCAAAAAGAGGTTTAAACCCAAGAACACCTTATAAGTTTGGATTAGGGTTACTTTTTGCTGGTTTATGTTTTTACATACTTTCTATCTCTGGAGCAAGTGCAGATGAAAATGGTTTAGTACCATTTGTATATCTTTTAGTTATGTATTTTATATTATCTATTGGAGAGTTATTTATGTCTCCAGTTGGCTTATCTAAAATTACGGATTTATCTCCAAAAAATATAGTTGCGTTTATGATGGGAGTTTGGTTTTTATCATCTGCTTTTGCGTTTCAAATTGTAGGATTTATTGGTGAGCAATTGGCCATAGAAAGTACAGACAAAAATGTTGGAGGCTTAGAGACCTTAACAATCTATACAGACGGATTTCATTTAATAGCTATGTATGCCTTAGGTGCAGGTGCAATTGTATTGCTATTCTCACCTTTAATGAAAAAATTATTAGGTAACGTTCACTAA
- a CDS encoding peptide MFS transporter — protein MSTASTKEFSLLNHKPALFVLFFTEMWERFSYYGMRAIFVLFLTDSFADGGWEWSRERALGLLAIYTSSVYITPLIGGIIADKLLGYQKAVALGALVMTLGHASMALETETTLYLGIAFLIIGNGLFKPNVTSMVSGLYDKYPERKDGAFTIFYMGVNAGGFLGVLLCGFLANNLSYSWGFGLAGIFMFLGTLQFWFGRNIFENVGKAPNKNTKKVDLTTEVDPKNAILVDAEVQEATTNRKIQNDRYIVVGLLAFFTVFFWWAFEQASGSMNIFARDYTQRALSGNAALTFKIVDVLVSTVPLLIISWVLLKLFGQTFKQISLSNIVLGISFLSIWGFVIWKLSIIFSSETTEIEASWFLILNSLFIIFLAPLFSKWWESKFNPSAAVKFGIGMILLGIGFGALAYGSSDIPQGAKTASVSLIWLVLAYLFHTMGELCISPVGLSYVSKLVPAKKIGMMFGIWYLVNAVGNFLAAKTGSYIDPIVEKYSMSYFFLIFTIIPAVVGLIFLVLNPLIKKLMHGIR, from the coding sequence ATGAGTACTGCATCAACCAAAGAATTTTCTTTACTAAATCATAAACCAGCACTATTTGTGTTGTTCTTTACAGAAATGTGGGAACGTTTTTCATACTATGGAATGCGTGCCATTTTCGTTTTATTCTTAACAGATTCTTTTGCTGATGGTGGCTGGGAATGGTCTAGAGAAAGAGCATTAGGCCTTTTAGCAATCTATACCAGTTCAGTATATATTACGCCTTTAATTGGTGGCATTATTGCAGACAAGTTATTGGGTTATCAAAAAGCAGTAGCTCTTGGTGCTTTAGTAATGACTCTTGGGCATGCTTCTATGGCTTTAGAAACAGAAACCACACTATATTTAGGTATTGCTTTTTTAATAATTGGTAATGGTCTTTTTAAACCGAATGTAACTTCAATGGTTAGTGGTTTGTATGACAAATATCCTGAGAGAAAAGATGGTGCATTTACAATATTTTATATGGGTGTTAATGCAGGTGGATTTTTAGGTGTGCTTCTATGTGGGTTTTTAGCTAATAATTTAAGTTACTCTTGGGGATTTGGTTTGGCAGGAATCTTTATGTTTTTAGGAACTTTACAATTTTGGTTTGGTAGAAACATCTTTGAAAATGTTGGTAAAGCGCCTAATAAAAATACTAAGAAAGTAGATTTAACAACAGAAGTAGATCCAAAAAATGCAATTTTAGTTGATGCTGAAGTTCAAGAAGCTACAACCAATAGAAAAATCCAAAATGATAGGTATATTGTAGTTGGGCTTTTGGCTTTTTTTACTGTATTTTTTTGGTGGGCATTTGAACAAGCAAGTGGTTCTATGAATATTTTTGCTAGAGATTATACCCAAAGAGCTTTAAGTGGTAATGCTGCTCTAACTTTTAAAATAGTAGATGTTTTAGTATCCACAGTTCCTCTTTTAATAATTTCTTGGGTGTTACTAAAATTATTCGGACAAACCTTTAAACAAATATCACTTTCAAATATCGTTTTAGGAATAAGTTTTCTAAGTATTTGGGGTTTTGTTATCTGGAAACTTTCTATCATATTTTCGTCAGAAACAACAGAAATTGAAGCTTCTTGGTTTTTAATTTTAAACTCACTTTTTATTATATTTTTGGCTCCACTATTTTCTAAATGGTGGGAAAGTAAATTCAACCCATCTGCAGCCGTAAAATTCGGAATTGGTATGATTTTACTAGGTATTGGTTTTGGAGCTTTAGCTTATGGCTCTAGTGATATTCCACAAGGAGCAAAAACAGCATCTGTAAGTTTAATATGGCTTGTATTGGCTTATTTATTTCATACAATGGGTGAACTTTGTATTTCTCCTGTAGGTTTATCTTATGTATCAAAACTAGTGCCTGCTAAGAAAATAGGTATGATGTTTGGTATTTGGTATCTAGTAAATGCAGTTGGTAATTTCTTAGCTGCAAAAACTGGTAGCTATATAGACCCAATTGTAGAGAAATATTCTATGTCTTATTTCTTTCTTATTTTTACAATAATTCCTGCAGTAGTTGGTTTAATATTTCTAGTGTTAAATCCTTTAATAAAAAAATTGATGCATGGAATTCGCTAA